A genomic window from Acinetobacter chinensis includes:
- a CDS encoding MCR_0457 family protein: MTLSVLKSFALTALTACSVISTSVSANSPADENIEVTPVQKITQEELAAIYVLSEVCPSIVDNKEKFAAGYQKLTKEYLPQEKDSVSALADLSKQKKFQSFLKEARSDAKNAGNAGNLKICQELTNYSK; encoded by the coding sequence ATGACTTTATCTGTTCTAAAATCTTTTGCATTGACAGCACTGACAGCATGTTCAGTCATCTCCACTTCTGTTTCTGCAAACAGCCCAGCCGATGAAAATATTGAAGTTACACCTGTACAGAAAATCACACAGGAAGAACTGGCTGCTATTTATGTGCTTTCTGAAGTCTGCCCATCCATTGTAGACAACAAAGAAAAATTTGCAGCGGGCTATCAAAAACTGACCAAAGAATATCTTCCGCAGGAAAAAGATTCTGTTTCAGCCCTGGCTGACCTGAGCAAACAGAAAAAATTTCAGAGCTTTCTGAAAGAAGCCCGTTCAGATGCTAAAAACGCTGGCAATGCCGGCAACCTTAAAATCTGTCAGGAACTGACCAATTACAGCAAATAA
- a CDS encoding MCR_0457 family protein — protein sequence MKYTTFFRSLSGFIFAAVLTQAVSASEGLSQEEANTIAKEDIAAAQIMNEVCPAVTGNSAKIATNVKSLIDSYLKEYSDKSMTYEKLQNDTEYKTILQEARKDAQDTSKDEQKSVCDDVLNYSE from the coding sequence ATGAAATACACAACTTTCTTCCGCAGTTTATCGGGGTTCATCTTTGCTGCTGTACTGACTCAGGCGGTTTCAGCCAGTGAGGGTCTCAGCCAGGAAGAAGCAAACACTATTGCCAAAGAAGATATTGCGGCTGCACAGATTATGAATGAAGTTTGCCCTGCCGTTACAGGAAACAGTGCAAAAATTGCAACAAATGTAAAAAGTCTGATCGACAGCTACCTGAAAGAATACTCAGATAAGTCCATGACCTATGAAAAACTGCAAAATGACACTGAGTACAAAACCATTTTGCAGGAAGCCCGCAAAGATGCTCAGGATACATCTAAAGATGAGCAAAAATCTGTCTGTGATGATGTTCTGAACTATTCAGAATAA
- the surE gene encoding 5'/3'-nucleotidase SurE, with amino-acid sequence MNILIANDDGVLAPGIQALAQALRPLGRVVIVAPESERSGFSSALTLDRPLKPVQIAEDIWAINGTPADCVYLSMNGLFDFEFDLVVSGINSGANLGDDVLYSGTVGAAFEGRLMKLPAVAVSMSGPDVRSYTQPEQYAVAAQWVHDFIAAGLPVLPQRHILNINIPDIAEIKGAKVTYQGRKSQSKPITSHVDPRGRQVYWIGLSGESVAEQKEGLNGIESDFFAVANGFVSITPIQMDATNYEILNTLSAQLSK; translated from the coding sequence GTGAATATTTTAATTGCAAATGATGATGGGGTGCTTGCTCCTGGTATTCAGGCACTTGCACAGGCATTGCGTCCTTTAGGGCGGGTTGTCATCGTCGCGCCAGAGAGTGAACGCAGTGGATTTTCCAGCGCACTGACCTTGGACCGTCCATTAAAACCTGTACAGATTGCAGAAGATATCTGGGCAATCAATGGAACACCTGCAGACTGTGTTTATCTTTCCATGAACGGGCTGTTTGATTTTGAGTTTGATCTAGTGGTCAGCGGTATTAACAGTGGTGCAAACCTGGGTGATGATGTGCTTTATTCAGGAACTGTCGGGGCGGCATTTGAAGGACGGTTAATGAAACTGCCGGCGGTTGCGGTTTCCATGTCAGGACCTGATGTCCGTTCATATACCCAGCCTGAACAGTATGCCGTTGCTGCACAATGGGTACATGATTTTATTGCTGCAGGACTCCCTGTACTGCCACAGCGTCATATTCTCAATATCAATATTCCGGATATTGCGGAAATCAAAGGTGCAAAAGTGACTTATCAGGGACGTAAAAGTCAGTCAAAACCCATCACCAGTCATGTAGACCCACGTGGTCGTCAGGTGTACTGGATCGGTCTTTCGGGAGAGTCTGTTGCAGAGCAGAAAGAAGGGCTGAACGGAATTGAGTCAGACTTTTTTGCTGTGGCAAATGGCTTTGTCAGTATAACGCCTATACAGATGGATGCCACAAATTATGAAATTCTGAATACATTGAGTGCTCAGCTGAGTAAATAA